From a region of the Eriocheir sinensis breed Jianghai 21 unplaced genomic scaffold, ASM2467909v1 Scaffold1013, whole genome shotgun sequence genome:
- the LOC126988941 gene encoding non-receptor tyrosine-protein kinase TNK1-like: MDLPVIKKQQLKMGTVLGVGKYGTVYRGRLTLPRGGTVPVAVKKPENDPELLAKTSEEAGVLQELEGEAAVPRLYGLTEDSPPCMVMELCPGERLEDCLGRGRVRACLLALVEVCGVVRRLHARGIAHGDIHEGNVLVDASAEGVCAFLLDFGLAARGADPGQQENDIINIACTALQVIPDTERFSDLRQSLEDAPDLNEVTALLRQVLEEDDFKEKASKPSKDEAKNESKKQKKKKNKKGPFYKH; encoded by the coding sequence ATGGACCTCCCCGTGATCAAGAAGCAGCAGCTCAAGATGGGCACCGTGCTGGGCGTGGGCAAGTACGGCACGGTGTACCGGGGGCGCCTGACGCTCCCCCGGGGCGGGACGGTGCCCGTGGCCGTCAAGAAGCCGGAGAACGACCCCGAGCTGCTGGCCAAGACCTCCGAGGAAGCGGGTGTGCTGCAGGAGCTGGAGGGCGAGGCGGCCGTGCCCCGGCTGTACGGGCTGACGGAAGACTCTCCCCCGTGCATGGTGATGGAGCTGTGCCCGGGGGAGCGGCTGGAGGACTGCCTGGGCCGCGGCAGGGTGCGCGCCTGCCTGCTGGCTCTCGTGGAGGTGTGCGGCGTGGTGCGGCGCCTGCACGCGCGGGGCATCGCCCACGGCGACATCCACGAGGGCAACGTGCTGGTGGACGCGTCCGCCGAGGGGGTGTGCGCCTTCCTGTTGGACTTCGGTCTGGCGGCGCGGGGCGCGGACCCCGGCCAGCAGGAGAATGACATCATCAACATAGCGTGCACGGCCCTGCAGGTCATTCCTGACACGGAGCGTTTCTCTGACCTCCGACAGAGCCTTGAAGATGCCCCTGACCTCAACGAGGTCACTGCTCTCCTGCGACAAGTTCTGGAGGAGGATGACTTCAAAGAAAAGGCCTCGAAACCCTCCAAGGACGAAGCGAAGAATGAGtccaagaagcaaaagaagaaaaagaacaagaaaggaccGTTCTACAAGCACTAA